The Saccharopolyspora gloriosae genome has a segment encoding these proteins:
- a CDS encoding carboxymuconolactone decarboxylase family protein: MSDQYQRGLDVMDEVYGAGFSKSLDGQSGAFLDETVGHLFGEIWNRPGLSTRDRRLLVLGATASLGRADLVQVQARGALSGGDCTPEELHESVLQLAFYVGWGNATSVHEGVSKAVAEHTAHQNSN; the protein is encoded by the coding sequence ATGAGCGACCAGTACCAGCGCGGTCTGGACGTCATGGACGAGGTCTACGGCGCCGGTTTCAGCAAGTCCCTCGACGGGCAGAGCGGCGCGTTCCTCGACGAGACGGTCGGCCACCTCTTCGGTGAGATCTGGAACCGCCCTGGTCTGTCCACTCGGGACAGGAGGTTGCTCGTGCTCGGCGCGACCGCCTCCCTCGGCCGGGCGGACCTGGTGCAGGTGCAGGCCCGCGGCGCCCTCTCCGGTGGGGACTGCACTCCCGAGGAATTGCACGAATCCGTGCTGCAGCTGGCTTTCTACGTCGGCTGGGGCAACGCCACCTCGGTGCACGAGGGAGTCTCGAAGGCCGTCGCCGAGCACACCGCCCACCAGAACTCGAACTGA
- a CDS encoding NAD(P)-dependent oxidoreductase produces MKARQDEPARLRAGVIGLGMIGGGVAVSLARSGRVPVVHDIRPEAAELPGDPDLLGSPAEVAANSDVVLIAVVSADQAREVITGDSGLLVGAQPGSTIVLLSTVELPVVRELAAACAASDVGFLDSGVTPGDKAAENGLVTMVGGDADTVARAMPVLADFAKEVVHCGPLGAGMATKLARNVVTYGSWRTVAEAASLAGAAGVEPETLMRVITTADPEGHTLLQLLEMQRVDQAGALAMSEQIAALTGQGLDGPGALAAIRKLVRGIEPLMDKDLAAAQKLAADLEVELPLVDVTRREERDTLGIQEGKDV; encoded by the coding sequence ATGAAAGCACGGCAGGACGAACCCGCGCGGCTGCGCGCAGGTGTGATCGGCCTCGGAATGATCGGCGGTGGCGTCGCGGTCAGCCTGGCCCGCAGCGGCCGGGTGCCGGTCGTCCACGACATCCGGCCGGAGGCCGCGGAGCTGCCGGGCGATCCTGACCTGCTGGGCTCCCCCGCTGAGGTGGCCGCGAACAGCGATGTGGTGCTCATCGCCGTGGTCTCCGCCGATCAGGCACGAGAAGTGATCACCGGGGACTCCGGTCTGCTGGTGGGCGCACAGCCCGGATCGACCATCGTCCTGCTGAGCACCGTCGAGCTGCCGGTCGTGCGGGAGCTGGCCGCCGCGTGCGCCGCCTCAGATGTCGGGTTCCTGGATTCCGGTGTCACCCCCGGCGACAAGGCCGCCGAGAACGGCCTGGTCACGATGGTCGGCGGCGACGCGGACACGGTCGCCCGCGCCATGCCGGTGCTGGCCGACTTCGCCAAGGAGGTCGTGCACTGCGGACCGCTCGGGGCGGGCATGGCGACCAAGCTCGCGCGCAACGTCGTGACCTACGGCAGCTGGCGGACCGTGGCGGAAGCCGCATCGCTGGCGGGCGCGGCCGGGGTCGAGCCGGAGACGCTCATGCGGGTCATCACGACCGCTGACCCCGAAGGCCACACCCTCCTGCAACTGCTGGAGATGCAGCGCGTCGACCAGGCGGGAGCACTGGCGATGAGCGAGCAGATCGCCGCGTTGACGGGCCAAGGCCTCGACGGTCCTGGGGCGCTGGCGGCGATCCGCAAGCTGGTGCGCGGTATCGAGCCGTTGATGGACAAGGACCTCGCCGCCGCGCAGAAGCTCGCCGCGGACCTGGAGGTCGAACTCCCCTTGGTGGACGTGACCCGCCGAGAAGAACGGGACACCCTCGGAATTCAGGAAGGGAAGGACGTATGA